The following proteins are co-located in the Paroedura picta isolate Pp20150507F chromosome 18, Ppicta_v3.0, whole genome shotgun sequence genome:
- the CTXND1 gene encoding cortexin domain-containing 1 protein produces the protein MEGPTPEPVFVDVDKGLTLACFVFLCLFLIVMIIRCAKVIMDPYSAIPTSTWEEQHLDD, from the coding sequence ATGGAGGGACCAACCCCGGAGCCGGTCTTTGTTGACGTGGATAAAGGGTTAACGCTGGCATGCTTCGTCTTCCTTTGCCTTTTCTTGATTGTCATGATTATCCGCTGTGCCAAAGTCATCATGGACCCTTACAGCGCCATCCCAACATCTACATGGGAAGAACAGCACCTGGATGACTGA